ACTAGATAGCGCAGGGATGATGACGGATCAGATCAAAATGATGAAAGATCAGTTGAAAATGCCATCTATGCAAAAGCATATGCACAATCCGAATATGAGACAGAGAGGGAAATTCTAATCCATTCTGATATACAATATAAAAGTCCTGATTTTTTCAGGACTTTTTGTTTTTTTACCATGCAAGGTGGGGGGAGTTTGAAGAGATTATCTTTTGGATTGAAGGTGTTTCCTGAAGCGAGCAGGATATTCTGTTTCTGAAAGAGGTTCTGAAAACTATTTGTATAGAATTTCTGTCATCGTCTTTATCACTCTACATTTCTGAATTATGGTCATAACCATAAAATTTAGGCATCTGCCAATGGTATTTTACTGCAAAAGTCCGGATAGCAACGATCAGCAAAATAGTAAAAACCTGTATGAAAGTATAAGAAAGTGCAGTGTATTTGGTCATCAGGAAGAAGGCTGCTCCTCCCATGATACATGCTGTAGCATATATTTCCTTCCTGAAGATTAACGGAATTCTGTTGAGCAGTATATCCCTGATAATTCCTCCGAAACAGCCGGTAATTGTACCCAGTGCAATACAGATCATAGGGTGGATATCTGCATTCAGTCCTTTTTGAATTCCGATAATGGTAAATAGTCCCAAACCAAAACTGTCAAAAATAAACAGCGTTACTTTGAAGTTTTTTTCCATAGATTTAAAAATCATTGAAAAAATACTGGTAATCAGGATCAGGGAGCACATCAGAAGATCATGCATCCAGAATACGGGGATATCAAGAAGAAGATCTCTTACAGTTCCTCCTCCCACAGAGGTTACAAAGGCAATAATAAGCACTCCGAACGGATCAAGCCGTTTCTGCATCGCTGCAAAACTTCCCGACATGGAAAAGGCAATGGTCCCAAGGACTTCTATTGCGAAATTGAACTGTTCGTGCATATATTATGGGTATGAATGATAAGTAATGAGCAATCAGTAATAATAAAAATTATGCCATTTAAATTTGAGAAAGTTTAGACTTATATCGAGCCATAACTTTTACAAATTCTTCAGATTCTGTTTTTAAATGTAAATTTTTTTTTTCGGATTTAAATCTTCTAATTATCAATAATTTCAGAACAAAACTGAGTTTGGTCAATCTTAAAATTGGGTTACAGTCTATCCTGTCAGAATTGCTCATTACTTATATATTTATTTCTCTACTCTCACAGAATCCGGAACCATCAGCTCATATTCTCCTCCATGAGTAATGATTTCTCTTACAATACTGCTGCTGATGAATGATTTCCCGGAAGAAGTAAGCAGAAAAACCGTTTCCAGTTTTTTATGGGCTAAAGTTCTGTTAGTGTGGGCAATTGCTTTTTCAAACTCAAAATCTGCAGGGTTTCTTAATCCTCTGATGATGTACTGAGCATTTTTCTCAAAGCAGTAATCTACCGTTAAGCCTTCAAAAGAGTCTACTTCTACATTG
This genomic window from Chryseobacterium sp. MEBOG06 contains:
- a CDS encoding trimeric intracellular cation channel family protein, which produces MHEQFNFAIEVLGTIAFSMSGSFAAMQKRLDPFGVLIIAFVTSVGGGTVRDLLLDIPVFWMHDLLMCSLILITSIFSMIFKSMEKNFKVTLFIFDSFGLGLFTIIGIQKGLNADIHPMICIALGTITGCFGGIIRDILLNRIPLIFRKEIYATACIMGGAAFFLMTKYTALSYTFIQVFTILLIVAIRTFAVKYHWQMPKFYGYDHNSEM
- the coaD gene encoding pantetheine-phosphate adenylyltransferase, which gives rise to MKIAVFPGSFDPITLGHYDIIERAAPLFDKLIIAIGQNSQKKYMFPLEKRKEFIQNSVAEFPNVEVDSFEGLTVDYCFEKNAQYIIRGLRNPADFEFEKAIAHTNRTLAHKKLETVFLLTSSGKSFISSSIVREIITHGGEYELMVPDSVRVEK